One window from the genome of uncultured Tateyamaria sp. encodes:
- the sufC gene encoding Fe-S cluster assembly ATPase SufC codes for MLNIKDLHVQLEEEDKQILKGVDLTVEAGKVHAIMGPNGSGKSTLSYVLSGRDGYDVTSGSATLDGDDLLEMEPEERAAAGLFLAFQYPVEIPGVGNMTFLRTAVNAQLKARGEEEMSAADFLKVIRAKAKDLKIDADMLKRPVNVGFSGGEKKRNEILQMAMLEPKMCILDETDSGLDVDAMKLVAEGVNALRSAGRGFLVITHYQRLLDHIKPDVVHIMADGRIVKTGGPELALEVENNGYADILAEVA; via the coding sequence ATGCTGAACATCAAAGACTTGCATGTGCAACTCGAGGAAGAGGACAAACAGATCCTCAAAGGTGTGGACCTCACTGTCGAAGCGGGCAAGGTGCATGCGATCATGGGGCCCAACGGTTCGGGCAAGTCCACGCTGTCCTATGTCCTGTCGGGCCGCGACGGCTACGACGTGACCAGCGGCAGCGCCACGCTGGACGGCGATGACTTGCTCGAGATGGAGCCGGAAGAGCGCGCCGCCGCAGGCCTGTTCCTGGCCTTCCAATACCCGGTCGAAATTCCCGGCGTGGGCAACATGACCTTCCTGCGCACGGCGGTGAACGCACAGCTCAAGGCCCGCGGCGAAGAGGAAATGAGCGCCGCAGACTTCCTCAAGGTGATCCGGGCCAAGGCCAAGGACCTCAAGATCGACGCGGACATGCTGAAACGCCCCGTGAATGTCGGCTTCTCGGGGGGCGAAAAGAAACGCAACGAAATTCTGCAGATGGCAATGCTGGAACCCAAGATGTGCATCCTGGATGAAACGGATTCGGGCCTGGATGTCGATGCGATGAAACTGGTCGCCGAAGGCGTGAACGCGCTGCGCAGTGCGGGGCGCGGATTCCTCGTGATCACGCACTACCAGCGTCTGCTGGACCACATCAAACCCGATGTCGTGCACATCATGGCCGATGGCCGCATCGTCAAGACGGGCGGGCCGGAACTGGCGCTCGAGGTTGAAAACAACGGCTATGCCGACATTCTGGCAGAGGTGGCGTAA
- a CDS encoding heavy metal-binding domain-containing protein, with amino-acid sequence MIMTTTSTVEGYTVTDYRGIVVGEAIMGANVVRDFFAGITDIIGGRSGAYESKLQDARDTAMAELEHRAQAQGANAVIGIDLDYEVVGDSMLMVSVSGTAVILA; translated from the coding sequence ATGATCATGACAACCACCTCCACCGTCGAAGGGTACACCGTGACCGACTACCGCGGCATCGTCGTGGGCGAGGCGATCATGGGCGCCAATGTCGTGCGCGATTTCTTTGCGGGCATTACGGATATCATCGGGGGCCGGTCCGGCGCGTACGAATCCAAGTTGCAGGACGCCCGCGACACGGCAATGGCCGAACTGGAACACCGGGCACAAGCCCAGGGCGCCAACGCCGTGATCGGGATCGACCTGGATTACGAAGTGGTTGGCGATTCAATGTTGATGGTCAGTGTCTCGGGCACGGCCGTCATTCTGGCATAG